A genomic stretch from Croceibacterium aestuarii includes:
- a CDS encoding CoA transferase subunit A, with translation MQKLYPSAAAALDGVLRDGMLIASGGFGLCGVPERLLEAIQASGVKDLTFASNNAGIDNEGIGKLLRTKQVKKMISSYVGENKEFERQYLAGELEVEFCPQGTLAERMRAGGAGIPGFYTKTGVGTQVAEGKEVKTFYGEDYILERGIFADLAIVKAWKADETGNLVFRKTARNFNLPAATCGKVCVVEVEEIVKPGELDPDCIHLPGVYVQRMVLGAPYDKKIEFTTTRERETA, from the coding sequence ATGCAGAAACTCTATCCATCCGCCGCCGCCGCCCTCGACGGGGTGCTGCGCGACGGCATGCTCATCGCCAGCGGCGGCTTTGGCCTGTGCGGCGTCCCCGAACGGCTGCTCGAGGCGATACAGGCAAGCGGCGTCAAGGACCTGACTTTCGCCAGCAACAACGCCGGGATCGACAACGAGGGCATCGGCAAGCTGCTGCGCACCAAGCAGGTGAAGAAGATGATCTCGTCCTACGTCGGGGAGAACAAGGAGTTCGAACGCCAGTACCTCGCCGGCGAGCTTGAGGTCGAGTTCTGCCCCCAAGGCACACTGGCCGAGCGCATGCGTGCCGGCGGCGCCGGCATCCCGGGGTTCTACACCAAGACCGGCGTCGGCACGCAGGTCGCCGAGGGCAAGGAAGTGAAGACCTTCTACGGTGAGGACTACATCCTCGAACGCGGCATCTTCGCCGACCTCGCCATCGTCAAGGCGTGGAAGGCCGACGAGACCGGCAACCTGGTCTTCCGCAAGACCGCGCGCAACTTCAACCTGCCCGCCGCGACTTGCGGCAAGGTCTGCGTCGTCGAGGTGGAAGAGATCGTGAAGCCGGGCGAGCTCGACCCCGACTGCATCCACCTGCCCGGCGTCTACGTCCAGCGCATGGTGCTCGGCGCGCCCTACGACAAGAAGATCGAGTTCACGACCACTCGCGAGCGGGAGACGGCCTGA
- a CDS encoding protein-L-isoaspartate(D-aspartate) O-methyltransferase — MTDFTALRDRMVERQIGRRGIDAAEVLRAFREVPREEFVPESLREFAYEDGPLPIGAGQTISQPYIVALMIDAAGVKSGDRVLEVGAGSGYAAAVIGRIADKVFAIERHEALARSAAERIDRLGYKNVSIICADGTQGLPNEAPFDAILVAAGGDKVPEPLKRQLAVGGRLVVPVGSESVQSLLCVTRTGPESWREQDLGGVRFVPLIGAHGRWEEGTRAATNHRPARELSLSECIAESAEPLPAIDDPAFAAAFDRFADRRVVMLGEASHGTYEFYAARAAITKRLVEEHGFTIVAAEADWPDAAVLDRHIRHQHPRAGAPRPFRRFPTWMWRNSVIAGLMHDLHAANRGRPSGEMAGFYGLDIYNMAGSIAAVLAYLDEHDPEAAAIARERYGCLTPWQAEPSTYGRAALNKGYAECERQVVDECRDLLERALHEDGEMFGAAMNARLVASAERYYRVMYYGGAESWNLRDSHMADTLMHLLEHRGRESKAVVWAHNSHIGDARATEMGRVRGEHNIGQLVRERLGEEVALIGFGTHTGTVTAAADWDSDHETKHVLPSRGDSYERVLHDSGVPRFLLDLRREKHQALTKRLSEPLLERFIGVIYRPETERWSHYSHAILSEQFDALVWFDETRALPPLVAHESHEGDAETYPFGL, encoded by the coding sequence ATGACGGACTTTACCGCCCTTCGCGATCGGATGGTGGAGCGGCAGATCGGCCGCCGAGGGATCGATGCCGCCGAGGTGCTGCGTGCGTTCCGCGAGGTTCCGCGCGAGGAGTTCGTACCTGAATCGCTGCGGGAATTCGCCTATGAGGACGGCCCCTTGCCCATCGGCGCCGGGCAGACGATCAGTCAGCCCTATATAGTTGCGCTGATGATCGACGCCGCCGGCGTGAAGTCGGGGGACCGCGTGCTCGAAGTCGGCGCGGGATCCGGCTATGCCGCGGCCGTGATCGGCCGGATCGCGGACAAGGTTTTCGCAATCGAGCGGCACGAGGCGCTGGCGCGCAGCGCGGCGGAGCGGATCGACCGCCTGGGTTACAAGAACGTCTCGATTATCTGCGCCGACGGAACCCAGGGCCTGCCGAACGAAGCGCCGTTCGACGCCATTCTCGTCGCGGCCGGCGGTGACAAGGTGCCCGAGCCGTTGAAACGGCAGCTCGCGGTGGGCGGCAGACTGGTGGTCCCGGTGGGCAGCGAAAGCGTCCAGTCGCTGCTCTGCGTTACGCGCACGGGACCGGAAAGCTGGCGCGAACAGGATCTCGGCGGCGTGCGCTTCGTACCGCTGATCGGCGCGCACGGACGCTGGGAGGAAGGCACCAGGGCAGCAACGAACCACCGCCCAGCGCGCGAGCTGAGCCTGTCCGAATGCATTGCCGAGAGCGCCGAGCCGCTACCTGCGATCGACGATCCCGCCTTCGCCGCCGCCTTCGATCGGTTCGCGGATAGGCGTGTCGTCATGCTGGGCGAAGCCAGTCACGGGACATACGAATTCTATGCCGCCCGCGCGGCAATCACGAAACGTCTGGTGGAGGAGCACGGCTTCACCATCGTCGCCGCGGAGGCCGACTGGCCCGACGCCGCCGTGCTCGACCGGCATATCCGCCATCAGCATCCCCGCGCCGGCGCGCCGCGTCCGTTCCGGCGCTTTCCAACCTGGATGTGGCGCAATTCGGTCATTGCCGGACTGATGCACGATCTCCACGCCGCCAATCGCGGCCGTCCTTCTGGCGAAATGGCCGGCTTCTACGGGCTCGACATTTACAACATGGCCGGATCGATCGCCGCAGTGCTGGCCTATCTCGACGAGCACGATCCAGAAGCCGCCGCGATTGCGCGCGAGCGCTACGGCTGCCTGACGCCTTGGCAGGCGGAGCCCTCGACCTACGGTCGCGCCGCGCTGAACAAAGGCTATGCCGAATGTGAACGGCAGGTGGTCGATGAATGCCGGGACCTGCTCGAACGCGCGCTGCACGAAGATGGGGAGATGTTTGGGGCGGCGATGAATGCGCGCCTCGTCGCGTCGGCCGAGCGCTATTACCGAGTCATGTACTATGGCGGCGCAGAGAGTTGGAACCTGCGCGACAGCCATATGGCAGATACGCTCATGCACCTCCTCGAACACCGCGGACGCGAATCGAAGGCCGTGGTCTGGGCGCACAACAGCCATATCGGCGATGCCCGCGCGACCGAGATGGGCCGGGTACGCGGCGAGCACAATATCGGCCAGCTGGTACGCGAGAGGCTCGGCGAGGAGGTGGCGTTGATCGGGTTCGGCACTCACACCGGAACCGTCACCGCCGCCGCCGACTGGGACTCGGACCACGAGACGAAGCACGTGCTGCCCTCGCGTGGAGACTCCTACGAGCGAGTACTCCACGACAGCGGCGTCCCGCGCTTCCTGCTCGACCTGAGGCGTGAGAAACACCAGGCGCTGACGAAGCGGCTTTCCGAGCCCCTGCTCGAGCGCTTCATCGGGGTTATCTATCGGCCCGAGACCGAGCGCTGGAGCCATTACAGCCACGCCATCCTGTCCGAACAGTTCGATGCACTGGTCTGGTTCGACGAAACGCGCGCGCTCCCTCCCCTCGTCGCGCACGAGAGCCATGAAGGCGACGCGGAGACCTATCCGTTCGGGCTTTGA
- a CDS encoding CDC48 family AAA ATPase: MADAQVAAKVDEGTIRLQVAAARQEESGRGVARMPRSAFQKLGITEGDFVEIEGKRVTAAVAMAAYDEDEALEVVRLDGLQRANAETASGEHVTIRRAETKPATRVIFAPAQREMRLQGPTEALKRVFFNKPLVAGDLVATHGQQPVQNVPPQVARMFNAPAYALTQIRLQVVSTSPKGVVHIDESTEVELRAEFEEPRDGRGVINYDDVGGMEETIKQLREMVELPLRYPELFTRLGVDPPKGVLLHGPPGTGKTRLAQAVANESDAEFFTINGPEIMGSAYGESEKRLREVFEEAERSQPAIVFIDEIDSIAPKRQNVSGEAEKRLVAQLLTLMDGLQSRTNLVVIAATNRPDAIDEALRRPGRFDREIVIGVPDEGGRREILAIHTRGMPLGEGVDLTELARSTHGFVGADLAALAREAAIEAVRRIMPRLDLEAREIPADVLEDLQVEKNDFREALKRVQPSAMREVMVQAPKVGWADIAGVDEAEERLREGVELPLKNPQAFDRLGIRPAKGFLLYGPPGTGKTLLAKAVAKEAEANFISMKSSDLLSKWYGESEQQISRMFARARQVAPCVIFIDEIDSLVPARGTGGAEPQVTARVVNTILAEMDGMEEMNSIVVIGATNRPNLIDPALLRPGRFDELVYVGPPDASGRERILGIHTRNMPLGSDVDLAKIASKTERYTGADLEDVVRRAGLIAIRKGGAEAKDVSATDFAEALEDSRPTVTEQMESEYAKMKGELKRKALEVNPIGFVHEGMVESTRDKKHGD, translated from the coding sequence ATGGCAGACGCGCAAGTGGCGGCAAAGGTCGACGAAGGTACCATACGGCTGCAGGTCGCCGCAGCGCGGCAGGAAGAAAGCGGGCGCGGCGTCGCTCGCATGCCGCGGAGTGCGTTCCAGAAGCTCGGCATCACCGAAGGCGATTTCGTCGAAATCGAGGGCAAGCGCGTCACCGCCGCGGTCGCTATGGCGGCCTATGACGAGGATGAAGCGCTCGAGGTGGTCCGGCTCGACGGCCTGCAGCGCGCCAACGCAGAGACGGCGAGTGGCGAACACGTGACCATCCGCCGCGCCGAAACCAAACCCGCGACGAGAGTAATATTCGCACCGGCGCAGCGCGAAATGCGGCTCCAGGGCCCGACCGAAGCGCTCAAGCGGGTGTTCTTCAACAAGCCGCTCGTCGCTGGCGACCTCGTCGCCACCCATGGCCAGCAGCCGGTGCAAAACGTGCCGCCGCAGGTGGCGCGGATGTTCAACGCACCGGCCTATGCGTTGACCCAGATCCGCCTGCAGGTCGTCTCGACCAGTCCTAAGGGCGTGGTCCACATCGACGAGAGCACCGAGGTCGAACTGCGCGCCGAGTTCGAAGAGCCGCGCGATGGCCGCGGGGTCATCAACTATGACGACGTCGGCGGGATGGAGGAGACCATCAAGCAGCTGCGCGAGATGGTCGAGCTGCCGCTGCGCTATCCCGAGCTGTTCACCCGCCTCGGCGTCGATCCGCCCAAGGGCGTGCTGCTGCACGGCCCGCCCGGCACCGGCAAGACCCGGCTTGCCCAGGCCGTCGCGAACGAAAGCGATGCCGAGTTCTTCACCATCAACGGCCCCGAGATCATGGGGTCGGCCTATGGCGAGAGCGAGAAGCGCCTACGCGAGGTGTTCGAGGAGGCCGAGCGCAGCCAGCCGGCGATCGTCTTCATCGACGAAATCGATTCGATCGCGCCCAAGCGGCAGAACGTCTCGGGCGAGGCCGAGAAGCGCCTGGTCGCCCAGCTTCTGACGCTGATGGACGGGCTGCAAAGCCGCACCAACCTGGTGGTCATTGCCGCGACCAACCGACCGGACGCGATCGACGAGGCGCTGCGCCGGCCCGGCCGTTTCGACCGCGAGATCGTCATCGGCGTACCCGACGAAGGCGGGCGGCGCGAGATTCTCGCCATTCACACCCGCGGCATGCCGCTCGGCGAAGGAGTCGACCTCACCGAGCTGGCGCGTTCTACCCACGGCTTCGTCGGCGCGGACCTCGCTGCGCTGGCGCGCGAGGCGGCGATCGAGGCGGTGCGCCGGATCATGCCGCGGCTCGACCTCGAGGCGCGCGAGATCCCGGCCGACGTGCTCGAGGATCTGCAGGTCGAGAAGAACGACTTTCGCGAGGCGCTCAAGCGCGTCCAGCCGAGCGCCATGCGCGAGGTCATGGTCCAGGCGCCCAAGGTCGGCTGGGCCGACATCGCCGGGGTCGACGAGGCGGAGGAGCGCCTGCGCGAAGGCGTCGAGCTTCCGCTCAAGAACCCGCAAGCCTTCGACAGACTCGGCATTCGCCCGGCCAAGGGTTTCCTGCTCTACGGACCTCCGGGTACCGGCAAGACCCTGCTGGCCAAGGCGGTCGCCAAGGAGGCCGAGGCGAACTTCATCTCGATGAAGAGCTCGGACCTGCTTTCCAAGTGGTACGGCGAGAGCGAGCAGCAGATCAGCCGGATGTTCGCCCGGGCCCGCCAGGTCGCGCCCTGCGTCATTTTCATCGACGAGATCGACAGCCTCGTGCCGGCGCGGGGCACCGGCGGTGCCGAGCCGCAGGTTACCGCCCGTGTGGTCAACACCATCCTCGCCGAGATGGACGGGATGGAGGAGATGAATTCGATCGTCGTGATCGGCGCGACCAACCGGCCGAACCTGATCGATCCGGCCCTGCTCCGCCCGGGCCGGTTCGACGAGCTGGTCTACGTCGGCCCGCCCGACGCCTCCGGACGCGAGCGCATCCTCGGCATCCACACGCGCAACATGCCGCTCGGCAGCGACGTCGATCTCGCCAAGATCGCCTCCAAGACCGAGCGCTACACCGGGGCGGATCTCGAAGACGTGGTGCGCCGCGCGGGCCTGATAGCCATCCGAAAGGGCGGCGCCGAAGCGAAGGACGTCAGCGCCACCGACTTCGCCGAAGCCCTCGAGGACAGCCGCCCGACGGTTACCGAACAGATGGAAAGCGAATACGCGAAGATGAAGGGGGAGCTCAAGCGCAAGGCGCTCGAGGTCAACCCGATCGGTTTCGTCCACGAAGGCATGGTCGAAAGTACGCGCGACAAGAAGCACGGAGACTGA
- a CDS encoding class I SAM-dependent methyltransferase yields the protein MRRSFLLPALASLALSAACSPATQGDAPASAAPADYSPAIADSRRPAADTERDALRLPKQVLEFTQVKKGDIVGDYLMGSGYWTRMLAPAVGETGKIYGFTADEFVAFRPAYADEQDAVIKDYDNVLKVRSPIAAPAFPEPLDLLLTVQNFHDLFIEQMPNGTGAKAVKAFYDALKPGGTLVVIDHSAPDGSGTSRTSELHRIDRQFVIDTLTAAGFVLDGSADFYARPDDPRDANVFAPTIRGKTDQFALRFRKPI from the coding sequence ATGCGCCGTTCGTTCTTGTTGCCCGCCCTTGCCTCGCTTGCCCTGTCGGCCGCTTGCTCGCCGGCCACGCAGGGCGATGCACCGGCATCGGCCGCGCCCGCCGACTACAGCCCCGCGATTGCCGATTCGCGCCGTCCGGCTGCCGATACGGAGCGCGACGCGTTGCGCCTGCCAAAGCAAGTGCTCGAATTTACCCAAGTGAAGAAGGGCGACATTGTCGGCGACTACCTCATGGGCAGCGGCTACTGGACCCGAATGCTTGCCCCGGCCGTCGGCGAAACCGGGAAAATCTACGGTTTCACCGCTGACGAATTCGTCGCCTTCCGGCCGGCCTATGCCGACGAACAGGACGCGGTGATCAAGGACTACGACAATGTCCTCAAGGTCCGTTCGCCGATCGCCGCCCCAGCCTTCCCCGAACCGCTCGATCTGCTGCTCACGGTGCAGAACTTCCATGACCTGTTCATCGAACAGATGCCAAACGGAACGGGGGCCAAAGCGGTCAAGGCGTTCTACGACGCTCTCAAACCCGGCGGGACGCTGGTGGTGATCGATCATTCCGCGCCCGACGGCAGCGGCACCAGCCGCACCAGCGAGCTGCACCGGATCGACCGGCAATTCGTCATCGACACGCTCACAGCAGCCGGCTTCGTGCTCGACGGCAGCGCGGATTTCTATGCCCGGCCCGACGATCCGCGCGATGCCAACGTGTTCGCACCAACGATTCGCGGCAAGACCGACCAGTTCGCGCTGCGGTTCAGGAAGCCCATCTGA
- a CDS encoding mechanosensitive ion channel family protein: MRETIDSLAAKFEPWAWDLIVAVTAGVLGVALALLAHRVLFDLLRRLASHNNTESDDIIVESMERPTRWAMGTLGLVLAARETPALQMAWERFAGLVMPVLLGWIAFSLVKGFARAMTLHAQASVDLAAARSRQTRIAILSRTALLVIVIVTVGLVLLDIPGVRDIGTTLLASAGLAALAVGAAAQPALKSLIAGLQMAITEPVRIGDLVVVDGHTGRVEEIRMSFATVRTWDERVIIVPTSRFLEQSFENWSRKSEMLTGPVFLHLDPATEVEPIRAEFLRFLETREEWDHRTAALLMTEAHPESIELRLGMSAATIGDLWGLRCAVREHMIDWLRREMPDALIRHRLEVEAANARVAQT; this comes from the coding sequence ATGAGGGAAACGATCGACAGCCTGGCTGCCAAATTCGAGCCTTGGGCATGGGACCTGATCGTCGCGGTCACGGCAGGAGTGCTCGGCGTGGCGCTAGCGCTGCTGGCGCACCGCGTGCTGTTCGACCTGCTGCGCCGGCTCGCCAGCCACAACAACACCGAGAGCGACGACATTATCGTCGAATCGATGGAGCGGCCCACGCGTTGGGCGATGGGGACGCTGGGCCTGGTGCTGGCGGCGCGGGAGACCCCGGCGCTGCAAATGGCTTGGGAGAGGTTCGCCGGTCTGGTCATGCCGGTGCTGCTCGGCTGGATTGCCTTTAGCCTGGTCAAGGGCTTCGCCAGGGCCATGACGCTGCACGCACAGGCCTCGGTCGACCTTGCCGCAGCGCGCAGCCGACAGACCCGCATCGCCATTCTTTCGCGCACTGCCTTGCTGGTCATCGTGATCGTCACCGTGGGCCTAGTGCTCCTCGATATCCCGGGAGTGCGCGATATCGGCACGACGCTGCTCGCCTCGGCCGGACTTGCCGCCCTCGCCGTTGGCGCAGCGGCGCAGCCGGCACTCAAGTCGCTCATTGCCGGGCTGCAGATGGCGATTACCGAGCCGGTGCGCATCGGCGACCTGGTGGTGGTCGACGGACATACCGGGCGTGTCGAGGAAATCCGGATGAGCTTCGCCACGGTTCGCACCTGGGACGAGCGGGTGATCATCGTCCCCACATCGCGTTTTCTCGAGCAGAGCTTCGAGAACTGGTCGCGCAAGAGCGAGATGTTGACCGGCCCGGTGTTCCTGCACCTCGATCCGGCAACCGAGGTCGAGCCGATCCGCGCCGAATTTCTGCGCTTTCTCGAAACGCGCGAGGAATGGGACCATCGCACCGCCGCGCTGCTGATGACAGAGGCCCATCCCGAAAGCATCGAGCTTCGGCTCGGGATGAGCGCGGCGACGATCGGCGACCTGTGGGGACTGCGCTGCGCCGTACGCGAGCACATGATCGACTGGCTGCGGCGCGAGATGCCGGACGCGCTGATCCGCCACCGCCTCGAAGTCGAAGCGGCCAACGCGCGGGTGGCACAGACCTGA
- the polA gene encoding DNA polymerase I produces MAEKQHLYLVDGSSYIFRAYHRLPPLTNPEGTPVGAVYGYTTMLWKLADDLDKADGPTHLAVILDKSSHSFRNELYAEYKAHRPAPPEDLVPQFPLIRDATRAFSLPCIEEQGYEADDLIASYALAATRKGWDVTIVSSDKDLMQLIGQCAQDDLEPGVDEGGCIDMLDTMKDARIGRDQVIEKFGVPPEKVGDVLALMGDSVDNVPGIYGIGPKTASKLIAENGSLAAALDSAAEMKTSKLKERLLEGRDMAMLSRELVELKCDIPLPVPLDDMKLDGIAPEPLAAFLETHGFNSLLKRLHAGRGSPTRTTNLNPAKRDTGGAPAGADGNRQLPPDMPALDRTTYECVQTMERLQAWIERAFAARLVAIDTETSSIDAMRADLAGISLALGPNDACYVPLGHGGSDMFAEAPEQIPLADALTALKPLLESDAVLKVGQNIKYDINILARAGESVGGIALGPVDDTMIISFAMDAGRSIEGIGGGHGMDELSQRHLGHTTLTFKDICGSGKKQIPFGEVPLDKATQYAAEDADVTWRLHALLKPRLALEGGTRIYQRVDRPLIPVVAQMERHGILVDRQRLAGLSKEFAAEIARIEQEIYDCCGQEFTIGSPKQLGDILFDKMGYKGGRKGKSGQYSTDQAILEGLAAQGAEVAQKVLDWRQLAKLKSTYTDALQAAINPATGRVHTSYSLVGAQTGRLSSTDPNLQNIPIRTAIGRQIREAFVPQEGNVLLAADYSQIELRLAAHMCDVPTLKEAFLAGEDIHARTAQEMFGTVDRDTRARAKTVNFAILYGISRWGLAGRLGIEPDEAQAIIDTYFQRFPGIQAYIHSTLEQVRERGYSETLFGRKTWFPRIGSKNQAERQGSERAAINAPIQGTSADIIKRAMVRMMPALGEAGLGHVRMLLQVHDELVFEVPEGDVDAAAPVIERVMAEAALPAVELTVPLGIEIGHGKSWDAAH; encoded by the coding sequence ATGGCCGAAAAGCAGCATCTCTATCTCGTCGACGGATCGAGCTACATCTTCCGAGCCTATCACCGCCTGCCCCCGCTCACCAATCCGGAAGGCACTCCGGTGGGCGCGGTCTATGGTTACACCACGATGCTGTGGAAGCTGGCCGACGATCTCGACAAGGCTGACGGCCCCACACATCTCGCGGTGATTCTCGACAAGTCGAGCCACTCGTTCCGCAATGAACTCTACGCCGAATACAAGGCGCACCGGCCCGCTCCGCCCGAGGACCTCGTGCCGCAGTTCCCGCTGATTCGCGACGCAACGCGCGCCTTCAGCCTGCCTTGCATCGAGGAGCAGGGCTACGAGGCCGACGACCTCATCGCCAGCTATGCTCTGGCGGCCACCCGCAAGGGCTGGGATGTGACCATCGTCTCGAGCGACAAGGATCTGATGCAGCTCATCGGGCAATGCGCGCAAGACGATCTCGAGCCGGGCGTGGACGAAGGCGGCTGTATCGACATGCTCGACACGATGAAGGACGCCCGCATCGGCCGTGATCAGGTGATCGAGAAGTTCGGCGTCCCACCCGAAAAGGTCGGCGATGTGCTGGCATTGATGGGCGACAGCGTCGACAATGTCCCCGGCATCTACGGCATAGGTCCAAAGACCGCGAGCAAGCTGATCGCCGAAAACGGCAGCCTCGCCGCCGCGCTCGATTCGGCGGCCGAGATGAAGACTTCCAAACTCAAGGAACGCCTGCTCGAGGGGCGCGACATGGCGATGCTTAGCCGCGAGCTCGTCGAGCTCAAGTGCGACATTCCCCTGCCCGTCCCCCTCGACGACATGAAGCTCGACGGAATCGCACCTGAGCCGCTTGCCGCCTTTCTCGAGACTCACGGCTTCAATTCCCTGCTCAAACGGCTGCACGCGGGACGCGGCAGTCCGACCCGCACTACCAATCTCAATCCGGCAAAACGGGACACCGGGGGCGCGCCAGCGGGGGCGGATGGCAACCGCCAGCTTCCCCCCGACATGCCCGCGCTCGACCGCACGACCTACGAATGCGTGCAGACGATGGAGCGGCTGCAGGCGTGGATCGAGCGCGCCTTTGCCGCACGGCTCGTTGCCATCGACACCGAGACGAGCAGCATAGACGCGATGCGCGCCGACCTTGCGGGGATCAGTCTTGCCCTCGGCCCGAACGACGCCTGCTATGTGCCACTGGGCCACGGCGGCAGCGATATGTTTGCCGAGGCGCCCGAGCAGATCCCACTGGCAGACGCGCTCACCGCGCTCAAACCGCTGCTGGAAAGCGATGCGGTGCTCAAGGTCGGGCAGAACATCAAGTACGACATCAATATCCTTGCGCGGGCCGGAGAAAGCGTCGGCGGCATTGCCCTCGGCCCCGTCGACGACACGATGATCATCAGCTTTGCCATGGACGCCGGACGCTCGATCGAGGGGATTGGCGGCGGGCACGGGATGGACGAGCTCAGCCAGCGCCACCTCGGCCACACCACGCTGACCTTCAAGGATATCTGCGGCAGCGGGAAGAAGCAGATACCGTTCGGCGAAGTCCCGCTCGACAAGGCGACGCAGTACGCCGCCGAGGACGCCGACGTGACCTGGCGGCTGCACGCCCTGCTCAAGCCCCGCCTGGCTCTCGAAGGGGGCACGCGGATCTATCAACGAGTCGACCGACCGCTGATCCCGGTGGTTGCGCAGATGGAAAGGCACGGCATCCTCGTCGACCGTCAGCGGTTGGCTGGGCTGAGTAAGGAATTCGCCGCCGAGATCGCGCGCATCGAGCAGGAAATCTACGACTGCTGCGGTCAGGAATTCACCATCGGCAGCCCCAAGCAGCTCGGCGACATCCTGTTCGACAAGATGGGCTACAAAGGGGGCCGCAAGGGCAAGAGCGGGCAGTATTCCACCGACCAGGCGATACTCGAGGGGCTCGCCGCGCAGGGCGCAGAAGTGGCGCAGAAAGTGCTCGACTGGCGCCAGTTGGCCAAGCTTAAGAGCACCTACACCGACGCCCTCCAGGCAGCTATCAACCCCGCCACGGGCCGCGTCCACACCAGCTATTCGCTGGTCGGCGCGCAGACCGGGCGGCTGTCGTCGACCGACCCGAACCTGCAGAACATTCCGATCCGGACCGCCATCGGCCGCCAGATCCGCGAAGCCTTCGTCCCCCAGGAGGGTAACGTCCTGCTTGCAGCCGACTACTCGCAGATAGAGCTCCGCCTCGCCGCGCACATGTGCGACGTGCCGACGCTGAAGGAGGCGTTCCTTGCCGGCGAAGACATCCATGCGCGCACTGCACAGGAGATGTTCGGTACCGTCGACCGCGACACCCGGGCTCGGGCCAAGACGGTCAATTTCGCCATCCTCTACGGCATCAGCCGCTGGGGCCTGGCCGGCCGGCTGGGGATCGAGCCCGACGAGGCGCAAGCGATCATCGACACTTATTTCCAGCGCTTCCCCGGGATCCAGGCCTACATCCACTCCACCCTCGAGCAGGTCCGCGAGCGCGGCTATTCGGAGACCCTGTTCGGGCGCAAGACCTGGTTCCCGCGGATCGGCTCGAAGAACCAGGCCGAGCGACAGGGCAGCGAACGCGCGGCGATCAACGCGCCGATTCAGGGGACCAGCGCCGACATTATCAAGCGGGCCATGGTGCGCATGATGCCCGCGCTCGGCGAGGCCGGGCTCGGTCATGTGCGCATGCTGCTACAAGTTCACGACGAGCTCGTCTTCGAAGTGCCCGAAGGCGATGTGGACGCCGCCGCTCCGGTGATCGAGCGGGTCATGGCGGAGGCGGCGCTGCCGGCGGTCGAGCTGACCGTCCCGCTTGGCATAGAGATCGGCCACGGCAAGAGCTGGGACGCCGCGCACTGA
- a CDS encoding serine hydrolase — translation MTFRTIGRLIAPLAFALAAAVPAQADDAGLGSRFEAAFDNTFGTETRVPRDFTPSIDSPLEQLVAQLADGSKGRIGVAAVDLSTGQEIGVLGDQRFPMASTSKIAIAATYLEGVDKGRWTLTRELPLLIPMRSAPFSTTSAPVREGQYYTALDLIELMLTRSNNSATDALLHAVGGPAAVNDWARRAGIKNYNLTRSIATLVRDDGEFDPATHIDVRDSATPRDMVQLVTGIYQGKWLSAESRMILVDTMERCRTGTRRIPALLPDDVRVAHKTGSLNNTSSDVGILMGPDGRSIALAIYVTGQGSRANREAKIASIARAIYDGYAQSYVQRQAEAREWTSAKYEDSGG, via the coding sequence ATGACTTTTCGCACGATCGGACGCCTGATCGCCCCGCTGGCCTTTGCGCTTGCCGCTGCGGTCCCTGCACAAGCCGACGATGCCGGCCTTGGGTCGCGCTTCGAGGCCGCCTTCGACAACACCTTCGGGACCGAGACGCGCGTGCCGCGCGATTTCACCCCGAGTATCGACAGCCCGCTCGAGCAGCTCGTCGCCCAACTCGCCGATGGCTCCAAGGGCCGCATCGGTGTGGCCGCGGTCGATCTTTCGACCGGTCAGGAGATCGGCGTGCTCGGGGACCAGCGCTTCCCCATGGCCAGTACCAGCAAGATCGCCATTGCCGCGACGTACCTTGAAGGGGTCGACAAGGGCCGCTGGACGCTGACGCGCGAACTGCCCCTGCTTATCCCGATGCGCTCGGCACCATTCTCGACAACGTCTGCGCCGGTACGCGAGGGACAGTACTACACTGCGCTCGACCTGATCGAGTTGATGCTGACGCGCAGCAACAACTCTGCAACCGACGCGCTGCTCCATGCCGTCGGAGGACCGGCGGCTGTCAACGATTGGGCACGCCGCGCGGGCATCAAGAACTACAACCTAACCCGCAGCATCGCCACGCTGGTGCGCGACGACGGCGAGTTCGACCCGGCAACCCATATCGACGTTCGCGACAGCGCGACTCCGCGCGACATGGTCCAGCTGGTCACCGGCATCTATCAGGGCAAGTGGCTTTCGGCCGAGAGTCGCATGATCCTGGTCGATACGATGGAGCGTTGCCGCACCGGCACACGCCGCATCCCCGCGCTGCTACCCGACGACGTCCGAGTGGCGCACAAGACTGGGTCGCTCAACAACACCTCTAGCGACGTCGGTATCCTGATGGGCCCCGACGGGCGCTCGATCGCGCTGGCAATCTACGTCACCGGCCAAGGCTCGCGCGCCAACCGCGAGGCGAAGATCGCCAGCATCGCCCGGGCGATCTACGACGGCTACGCGCAATCCTATGTCCAACGTCAGGCCGAAGCGCGCGAGTGGACCTCGGCGAAATACGAAGACTCCGGCGGTTGA